In one window of Macrobrachium nipponense isolate FS-2020 chromosome 2, ASM1510439v2, whole genome shotgun sequence DNA:
- the LOC135221295 gene encoding uncharacterized protein LOC135221295: MLVQLELAVRVLGCLLVQLELAVRVLGCLLVQLEVAVRVLGCLLVQLELAVRVLGCLLVQLEVAVRVLGCLLVQLELCVRVLGCLLVQLEVAVRVLGFLLVQLEVAMRVLGCLLVQLEVAVRVRGLSSGAAGGSC, translated from the coding sequence atgctggtgcagctggagttagctgttagagttttgggttgtctgctggtgcagctggagttagctgttagagttttgggttgtctgctggtgcagctggaggtAGCTGtgagagttctgggttgtctgctggtgcagctggagttagctgtgagagttctgggttgtctgctggtgcagctggaggtAGCTGtgagagttctgggttgtctgctggtgcagctggagttatgCGTtcgagttctgggttgtctgctggtgcagctggaggtAGCTGTTAGAGTTCTGGGTtttctgctggtgcagctggaggtAGCTAtgagagttctgggttgtctgctggtgcagctggaggtAGCTGTTAGAGTTCGTGGGTTGTCTTCTGGTGCAGCTGGAGGTAGCTGTTAG